The Rhodothermaceae bacterium genome window below encodes:
- a CDS encoding aminotransferase class V-fold PLP-dependent enzyme, whose product MLTCQHENFFLSADKHYLNCAFMSPLMRSVELAGIEALRLERDPSQITPSMFFEEVNHARTLFAQLINGKSENVALIPATSYGIATIAHNLSVGSGDNIILAHGQFPSNVYTWQRLSNETGATIRTVTSHGGEWTQKILEAITYRTAVVAIGTLHWANGSSFDLVEISQRAHDVGAYLILDGTQSIGALPFDLQAIKPDALVCAGYKWLLGPYGTAFLYMGESFIDGVPLEEGWLARDGSDNFGNLTNYTDRYRPGAARFDRGQTNSFAQTAMMVKALKQILDWKPQQIQAYCSSLIKDFLPAIRRRGYTIHDSCFSHLFGITLPEHVDQTHLSSELARQQISVSMRGSGIRISPNVYNTGADIDALQDVFLSAAK is encoded by the coding sequence ATGTTGACGTGCCAACACGAAAATTTCTTTCTCTCTGCTGATAAGCATTATCTCAACTGCGCTTTTATGTCCCCCCTCATGCGCAGTGTCGAGCTTGCGGGTATAGAAGCGCTTCGATTGGAGAGAGATCCATCTCAGATCACCCCCTCGATGTTTTTTGAGGAAGTGAATCACGCCCGAACCTTATTCGCACAGCTTATCAATGGAAAATCAGAGAATGTTGCCTTGATTCCGGCAACTTCCTATGGGATCGCAACGATTGCACATAACCTATCCGTCGGCTCCGGCGACAACATTATCCTCGCGCATGGTCAGTTTCCAAGCAACGTGTATACATGGCAAAGATTGTCAAACGAGACCGGCGCGACAATCCGGACCGTGACCAGTCATGGTGGAGAGTGGACGCAAAAAATACTTGAGGCCATTACCTACCGGACAGCCGTTGTTGCGATCGGGACTCTCCATTGGGCGAATGGGTCTTCTTTTGATCTGGTTGAAATCAGCCAGCGTGCGCATGATGTCGGAGCATACCTCATTCTTGATGGGACACAGTCTATTGGAGCACTGCCCTTCGATCTCCAGGCAATTAAGCCGGACGCTTTGGTGTGCGCTGGATACAAATGGCTCTTAGGGCCCTACGGAACTGCATTCTTGTACATGGGGGAGTCGTTTATCGACGGGGTTCCCCTCGAGGAAGGCTGGCTCGCAAGGGATGGCAGCGATAATTTTGGAAACCTGACTAACTATACCGACCGGTATCGCCCTGGGGCAGCTCGATTCGATCGGGGCCAAACGAACAGCTTCGCACAAACCGCGATGATGGTCAAAGCCCTGAAACAGATACTTGACTGGAAGCCTCAACAAATTCAGGCGTACTGCTCCAGCCTGATCAAGGATTTTCTACCCGCCATTCGCAGAAGGGGATATACGATTCACGACTCCTGCTTTTCACACCTATTTGGAATCACCTTGCCAGAACATGTCGATCAGACCCACCTGAGCAGCGAATTGGCACGACAACAAATTTCTGTCTCTATGCGCGGCAGTGGAATACGTATTTCTCCAAACGTATATAACACCGGTGCAGATATTGATGCACTTCAGGACGTATTTCTCTCTGCGGCCAAGTAA
- a CDS encoding c-type cytochrome, with product MNLRILILLSAVSFATFGILGCTQMGGSADDAPPELVLPEGFRSEVLYSPMQTDSSSWVSLAVDGEDGLFASDQYGTLYHIKPAPIGGNPENTEVTALDLELGHAQGLLWAFNSLYVVVNSEEGIAEHSSGLYRVIDSDGDAVLDSVHTLVQFEGWGEHGPHGIVLGPDSSSLYLIAGNHTELPGIYTPIVPPVWQTDQLLPTLRDPRGHAADRQPPGGWVIRTDSLASELELLSVGYRNAYDLAFNREGELFTFDSDMEWDLGMPWYRPIRVVHVTGGSEFGWRTGSGKWADYYPDNLPAVVEIGQGSPTGIVSGKNAAFPPKYRRGLFVFDWSFGTIYHVALKARGSTYTGVVEEFLSGVPLPVTDGVIGHDGALYFATGGRRLNSFLFRVYYEGVTELESDTAPERSPQQVLRHSLEALHRETTNQEALDAAWASLNHSDRFVRYAARIAIEHQPVRQWQSRALSEPDPIRRIHAIIALARHADQSMAPQALRALLNINPSELSRAQELDLVRAMGLVCIRLGFPEDPLRSELIDRLQKYYPSSDEVLNREYGRLLAALQAPGLVDQMVARLLELSGAGPEEAFLISGEVAERSEQYGEAITEMKANPPSPEEIELAMNLRGQKSGWSMELREDYFMWFHEAMRRSGGESYVGFIEDIRADAVEQLTDDEKEALAGLVDSSPGQSLADLPVPEGPGKAWNRQELSQMLDDALGEPRDFAQGEAMYAAAFCSTCHRMGTAGGAQGPDLTGIGSRFSRNEILEAIDSPSDEISDQYEASVLTLSSGGRVVGRVLREEEGRVFVSQNPYDPSQETSVEASEVLSRDASPVSTMPSRLLDRLNEDEVADLIAYLLSGADAEHKCFTGEDGCQTDEDE from the coding sequence ATGAACTTAAGAATTTTGATTCTTTTAAGTGCAGTATCCTTCGCCACATTTGGGATCTTGGGTTGTACCCAAATGGGTGGAAGTGCAGATGATGCGCCCCCGGAGTTGGTTTTACCAGAGGGGTTTCGTTCTGAGGTCCTGTATAGTCCAATGCAGACGGACTCTAGTTCTTGGGTTTCCCTGGCGGTAGACGGAGAAGATGGCCTCTTTGCCTCGGATCAATACGGAACACTGTACCACATAAAGCCGGCTCCGATTGGAGGGAATCCCGAGAATACGGAGGTTACCGCATTGGATCTGGAGCTAGGTCATGCGCAGGGATTGCTATGGGCTTTCAACAGCCTTTACGTAGTCGTCAACAGTGAGGAAGGAATTGCTGAACACAGTAGCGGGCTCTACCGGGTTATCGACTCGGATGGTGATGCTGTGTTGGATAGCGTACACACATTGGTACAATTTGAGGGATGGGGAGAGCATGGACCTCATGGAATTGTTCTCGGGCCCGACAGCAGTTCCCTGTATCTGATCGCAGGGAATCATACCGAACTGCCAGGTATCTACACCCCGATTGTCCCTCCAGTTTGGCAAACGGATCAACTGCTTCCAACACTACGTGACCCGCGAGGTCACGCGGCTGATCGGCAGCCACCCGGGGGGTGGGTCATTCGAACGGATTCACTGGCATCCGAACTGGAACTCCTCAGTGTAGGTTATCGCAACGCATACGATCTTGCCTTCAACAGGGAAGGGGAGCTCTTCACATTCGACTCAGATATGGAATGGGATTTAGGTATGCCATGGTACCGGCCGATTCGTGTCGTGCATGTAACCGGAGGAAGTGAATTCGGATGGCGTACAGGGTCTGGTAAATGGGCAGACTATTATCCTGACAATCTTCCAGCTGTAGTGGAAATCGGTCAGGGAAGCCCAACAGGAATTGTATCCGGTAAAAATGCGGCATTCCCACCCAAATACCGCCGGGGGCTCTTTGTCTTTGACTGGAGTTTCGGGACCATCTATCATGTAGCATTGAAGGCGCGTGGAAGTACGTACACGGGAGTGGTGGAAGAATTTCTGAGTGGTGTACCGCTACCGGTTACCGATGGGGTGATCGGACATGATGGGGCGCTTTATTTTGCAACGGGAGGTCGCCGGCTCAACTCGTTCCTTTTTCGGGTCTACTATGAGGGTGTGACAGAACTGGAATCTGATACTGCTCCTGAGCGTTCGCCGCAACAAGTGCTACGACATTCCCTGGAAGCTCTGCATCGCGAGACGACAAATCAAGAGGCACTGGATGCTGCCTGGGCTAGTTTGAATCATAGTGATCGTTTTGTTCGCTACGCGGCTAGAATTGCTATTGAGCATCAGCCGGTCCGTCAATGGCAATCAAGGGCGCTGAGTGAGCCGGATCCAATTCGTAGAATTCATGCCATCATCGCCTTAGCACGCCATGCTGATCAGAGTATGGCGCCCCAGGCCCTGCGAGCTCTGCTGAATATTAATCCATCTGAGCTCTCGCGTGCCCAGGAATTGGATTTGGTTCGAGCAATGGGACTCGTATGTATTCGGCTGGGATTCCCTGAGGACCCGCTTCGCAGTGAGCTCATTGATCGATTGCAAAAGTATTACCCATCGTCGGACGAGGTATTAAATCGGGAATATGGACGCCTGTTGGCTGCGTTACAAGCACCGGGGTTAGTAGATCAGATGGTGGCTCGCTTGTTGGAGTTGAGTGGAGCAGGTCCTGAAGAAGCTTTTTTGATTTCAGGCGAGGTGGCCGAGCGGAGTGAGCAGTATGGCGAAGCAATCACAGAGATGAAAGCCAATCCTCCCAGTCCAGAAGAGATCGAATTGGCCATGAATCTGCGAGGGCAAAAATCAGGGTGGTCAATGGAGTTACGGGAAGATTATTTCATGTGGTTCCATGAAGCGATGCGGCGTAGTGGGGGAGAAAGCTATGTAGGGTTTATCGAGGATATCCGTGCTGATGCGGTCGAGCAATTGACGGACGACGAGAAGGAGGCGCTGGCCGGACTCGTAGACTCTTCACCGGGGCAATCCTTGGCGGATTTACCAGTTCCAGAAGGGCCGGGTAAGGCTTGGAACCGGCAGGAACTCAGCCAAATGCTTGATGATGCACTTGGAGAGCCACGGGATTTTGCACAGGGGGAGGCCATGTATGCTGCTGCATTTTGTAGTACTTGTCACCGAATGGGAACGGCAGGGGGAGCGCAAGGACCGGATCTGACCGGGATTGGGTCAAGGTTTTCTCGCAATGAGATCCTTGAAGCAATTGATTCCCCCAGCGACGAAATCAGTGATCAATATGAAGCTTCCGTGCTGACCTTAAGTAGCGGTGGCAGGGTTGTGGGGAGAGTCCTGCGGGAGGAGGAGGGGCGGGTATTTGTTAGTCAGAATCCCTATGATCCGTCTCAGGAGACCAGTGTAGAGGCTTCAGAGGTTCTTTCCCGTGATGCGTCACCTGTCTCAACGATGCCTTCTAGGTTATTGGATCGATTAAATGAGGACGAAGTAGCAGATTTGATCGCCTATCTTTTGAGCGGCGCAGACGCAGAGCATAAATGCTTTACAGGAGAAGACGGCTGCCAGACCGACGAGGATGAATAA
- a CDS encoding outer membrane lipoprotein carrier protein LolA, giving the protein MESDTLVVMLDLRLSEHHTLSYSTTPMIRSASGLRVALILIGYIVPVSTGVLAQVPSPVALLDEVVARYQNTMEATFVHHLTSEAWDGSQTLTGTVQLWGDRYRIETLHEVITGQGEEVWIYRAADNQVLMTTVDRDGLAYSPGALFRSYGELYHPHASSREILDGVPYFRLELYPLEEDFAISSLTLWIREHDRMIKQIVALDQSSVRTEIELENIRVGLPIPPETFEFRAPEGAEVIDLRS; this is encoded by the coding sequence TTGGAATCTGACACTCTTGTGGTTATGTTGGACCTGAGACTAAGCGAACACCACACGTTGAGTTATAGTACGACTCCTATGATTCGTTCTGCCTCGGGGCTGAGAGTAGCTCTTATTCTTATTGGGTACATCGTTCCAGTGTCTACCGGTGTTCTGGCGCAGGTGCCATCTCCAGTGGCGCTGTTGGACGAGGTAGTCGCCCGTTATCAGAATACCATGGAGGCCACATTTGTGCATCACCTCACGTCTGAAGCCTGGGATGGATCACAAACCCTGACGGGAACGGTACAGCTTTGGGGTGACCGTTACCGTATTGAAACGCTTCATGAAGTCATCACTGGACAAGGTGAAGAAGTATGGATTTATCGCGCAGCAGACAACCAAGTCCTCATGACCACGGTAGATAGGGATGGTCTGGCCTATTCTCCTGGTGCACTTTTTCGTTCCTACGGAGAACTCTACCATCCCCACGCTTCCTCGCGTGAAATCCTTGACGGGGTCCCTTATTTTCGGCTTGAGCTCTACCCCCTGGAAGAGGATTTTGCAATTTCTTCGCTGACACTCTGGATCCGTGAACATGATCGTATGATTAAACAGATCGTTGCTCTGGATCAAAGCTCCGTTCGTACGGAGATTGAACTGGAGAATATTCGTGTCGGCCTACCCATCCCCCCTGAGACCTTTGAATTCAGAGCACCTGAGGGGGCTGAAGTCATTGACCTGCGATCGTGA